One genomic segment of Nonomuraea coxensis DSM 45129 includes these proteins:
- a CDS encoding sigma factor-like helix-turn-helix DNA-binding protein produces the protein MNLSLSDLAPPVRWTSPGQVAPVLEEPQLPEAWWQALPLDRACAVVGTQTVAGHLADLAVAFWGHLQLGDVLPLLRFSDPAEAERTPETLGKDVVQKLFTGVFERLLEPVPEAAPAPARPDRPLPEVIDELFATLDDRQRAIARDRLYAAQRATLDELAQRFSVTRERIRQIERDLRDHVESWLAGQDAAPLVAHVTWLRGRLGSAAPADDLQATVPWHRTELRSLGIPAWRFVRTLLTGYEQSDGWLVAGGADELREKTRQLFTDGPRPIGEAVAMVSQLGVREDVAERWILDVPHLRVLGQHVVPWPRSINEKAEAVLAVAGTPLSPEEIQERIGEDYSLVGIRNQLTADDRFLRVDRNKYGLTRWGGDEYLGIREMIAREIERAGGEASVSTIVTNLTSRYDVSESSVRAYSGGPGFERTQRGWIRVAGTSPSGESEPYQPRKDVSLTRRSFRSRDGRWWHRVDVNAEHLRGSGSPLPTGFAAYLGMAPGGQLTASATSGDVVISWHNQPTMGSIRNVLAEYKASEGDHVFLTVSDGGELLTRYLPAAPVGMPPVNRALYLLGYTAPVSSEMEGLRLIGARIGLPDTAAREEILGRLRERGDRDILGFLGG, from the coding sequence ATGAACCTCAGCCTGAGCGACCTCGCGCCACCCGTGCGCTGGACCTCCCCTGGGCAGGTCGCGCCTGTCCTGGAGGAGCCACAGCTGCCCGAGGCCTGGTGGCAGGCGCTCCCCCTCGACCGTGCCTGCGCCGTCGTCGGCACGCAGACCGTGGCCGGCCACCTGGCCGACCTCGCCGTGGCCTTCTGGGGGCACCTGCAACTGGGCGACGTCCTGCCGCTGCTGCGCTTCTCCGACCCCGCCGAGGCCGAGCGGACGCCGGAGACGCTGGGCAAGGACGTGGTGCAGAAACTGTTCACCGGCGTGTTCGAGCGGCTGCTCGAACCCGTCCCCGAGGCGGCCCCGGCCCCCGCCCGCCCGGACCGGCCGCTCCCCGAGGTGATCGACGAGCTGTTCGCCACGCTCGACGACCGGCAGCGCGCCATCGCCCGCGACCGCCTGTACGCCGCGCAGCGCGCCACGCTGGACGAGCTGGCGCAGCGGTTCTCGGTGACGCGCGAACGCATCAGGCAGATCGAGCGCGACCTGCGCGACCACGTCGAGAGCTGGCTGGCCGGCCAGGACGCCGCGCCGCTCGTGGCGCACGTGACGTGGCTGCGCGGCCGGCTCGGCTCGGCCGCGCCCGCCGACGACCTCCAGGCCACCGTGCCCTGGCACCGTACCGAGCTGCGTTCCCTGGGCATTCCCGCCTGGCGTTTCGTGCGCACGCTGCTGACCGGCTACGAGCAGTCCGACGGCTGGCTGGTCGCGGGCGGGGCCGACGAGCTGCGCGAGAAGACCCGCCAGCTCTTCACCGACGGCCCGCGCCCGATCGGCGAGGCCGTGGCCATGGTGTCCCAGCTCGGCGTGCGCGAGGACGTCGCCGAGCGGTGGATCCTGGACGTGCCGCACCTGCGCGTGCTGGGGCAGCACGTGGTGCCGTGGCCGCGCAGCATCAACGAGAAGGCCGAGGCGGTGCTCGCGGTGGCCGGCACGCCGCTGTCGCCCGAGGAGATCCAGGAGCGCATCGGCGAGGACTACAGCCTGGTCGGCATCCGCAACCAGCTCACCGCCGACGACCGCTTCCTGCGGGTCGACCGCAACAAGTACGGCCTGACCCGCTGGGGCGGCGACGAGTACCTCGGCATCAGGGAGATGATCGCCCGCGAGATCGAGCGGGCGGGCGGCGAGGCGTCGGTCTCCACGATCGTGACGAACCTGACCTCCCGCTACGACGTCAGCGAGAGCTCGGTGCGCGCCTACTCGGGCGGCCCGGGGTTCGAGCGGACGCAGCGGGGCTGGATCCGGGTGGCGGGCACCTCGCCGAGCGGGGAGTCCGAGCCGTACCAGCCGCGCAAGGACGTCTCGCTGACCCGGCGCAGCTTCCGCTCCCGCGACGGGCGCTGGTGGCACCGGGTGGACGTCAACGCCGAGCATCTGCGCGGGTCGGGCTCGCCGCTGCCGACGGGGTTCGCGGCGTACCTGGGGATGGCGCCCGGCGGGCAGCTCACGGCCTCGGCGACGTCCGGCGACGTGGTGATCAGCTGGCACAACCAGCCCACCATGGGGTCGATCCGCAACGTGCTGGCCGAGTACAAGGCGAGCGAGGGCGACCACGTCTTCCTGACCGTCTCCGACGGCGGCGAGCTGCTGACCCGCTACCTGCCGGCCGCGCCGGTCGGGATGCCGCCCGTCAACCGGGCCCTCTACCTGCTCGGCTACACCGCTCCCGTCAGCTCGGAGATGGAGGGCCTGCGGCTGATCGGGGCCAGGATCGGGCTGCCCGACACGGCGGCGCGCGAGGAGATCCTCGGGCGGCTGCGCGAGCGCGGCGACCGCGACATCCTCGGTTTCCTGGGCGGATGA